From Mariprofundus sp. NF, the proteins below share one genomic window:
- a CDS encoding PAS domain S-box protein — MYRTGLIRNKLAGLALTMFIAVLVASGIGAIIIYETSITEIAERLSETVQSNARLIESIAEHEDSEGHTFHADLEPFESTLSQIKAAHELFQFGHSGEFTLGRRVDDQIIFLLRNHLSERSIPAPDPFEGINAEPMRRALSGESGWMVGRDYRGTLVLAAYEPVEALNMGIVAKIDMSEIHAPYIKAGITAIVVAILVGLGAMLIFYRLSREIAVRFADSTRQFTRLASHAKDVIYRMSLPDGRYEYINRACGEVFGAEPEEFYRSPNIIAELMHPDFRSYFEEQWHDLLAGIVPTSYEYQIITRAGDTKWIHQRNVLITDAQDKPVAIEGIATDITIQKEHGQRINAEKEVAQRYLDIAGSMMVALDESGRIKLFNQQASAVLGWSEQEAIGRSWFELCIPEDLRQTVEAVFNQLMTGDSTSVEHYENVVLTKTGEPRTITFHNTVIRDHNDCITGILFSGEDITERKQAESELLLKDLVFEHSITANSIADSAGIITHANDTFLKIWGYESLEGVVGKSISAFVSDEAEAHAIVQALNSSGAWEGEYTALKQDGTTFNAYGLASTINDAAGNIIGYQSSVLDITASEQANSALKAAEAHARGIIENARDAFVSIDSAGTIIDWNPEAEHLFGFTFDEVKGRELADTIVPAEFRQPHTAGMKHYLATGEAKVLNTHIEITAMHKDGHIIPVELSIVPLKQGDKLTFNAFIRDLSELSKHKEAIEESELIIRESLIGTILAISKAVEARDPYTAGHQQRVSRLARSIAQKMGLDKELIEGIRMGAIIHDIGKIQLPAEILSKPGKLTEAEFELIKSHPESGFKILEDVKFPWPVADIAYQHHERIDGSGYPRGLKGDEICLEAKVIAVADVVEAMSSHRPYRPSLGMEMAIDEIKNHRGTKYDEACVDACVKLLAEEHFSF, encoded by the coding sequence ATGTACCGGACAGGATTGATTCGCAACAAACTCGCAGGGCTTGCCCTGACGATGTTTATTGCCGTGCTTGTTGCATCCGGAATCGGTGCAATCATTATCTATGAGACATCGATAACAGAAATCGCAGAGCGGCTGAGTGAAACCGTGCAAAGCAATGCGCGGCTCATTGAATCGATTGCAGAGCACGAAGATAGTGAGGGGCATACATTTCATGCAGACCTGGAACCCTTTGAAAGTACCTTAAGCCAAATCAAAGCCGCCCACGAATTGTTTCAATTCGGCCATAGCGGTGAATTCACACTGGGCAGAAGAGTTGACGATCAAATCATCTTCCTGCTCAGAAACCATCTATCAGAAAGGAGTATCCCTGCACCCGATCCATTTGAAGGGATCAATGCCGAGCCGATGCGCCGGGCTCTATCCGGTGAGTCGGGCTGGATGGTTGGCAGGGACTACCGAGGCACTCTGGTACTGGCGGCCTATGAGCCGGTAGAGGCGCTGAATATGGGCATTGTTGCCAAAATTGATATGAGCGAGATCCATGCGCCATACATCAAGGCGGGCATTACAGCCATTGTAGTCGCTATTCTGGTGGGCCTCGGCGCAATGCTTATCTTTTACCGCTTAAGCAGAGAGATTGCAGTTAGATTTGCCGATAGCACCAGACAGTTCACACGGCTGGCATCCCACGCCAAAGATGTTATCTACCGCATGTCACTTCCAGATGGCAGATATGAGTATATCAACCGGGCCTGCGGTGAGGTTTTCGGTGCAGAACCGGAAGAGTTCTACAGATCACCGAACATCATCGCTGAACTGATGCACCCTGATTTCAGGTCATATTTTGAAGAGCAGTGGCATGATCTGCTGGCGGGCATCGTACCTACCAGTTATGAGTATCAGATTATCACCAGAGCAGGTGATACAAAATGGATTCATCAGCGTAACGTACTGATCACCGATGCGCAGGACAAACCAGTCGCCATTGAAGGCATTGCAACAGATATCACCATCCAGAAAGAGCATGGACAACGTATCAATGCTGAAAAAGAGGTGGCGCAACGCTATCTCGATATTGCCGGATCAATGATGGTTGCACTGGATGAGAGTGGACGGATCAAGCTATTTAATCAGCAAGCGAGCGCGGTATTAGGCTGGTCTGAACAGGAGGCTATAGGCAGAAGCTGGTTTGAGCTCTGTATCCCAGAAGATCTCCGCCAGACGGTGGAGGCGGTGTTCAATCAACTCATGACAGGCGATAGCACCTCTGTTGAACATTATGAAAATGTAGTGCTCACAAAAACAGGCGAGCCAAGAACTATTACCTTTCATAATACGGTTATTAGAGATCATAACGACTGCATTACAGGCATTCTGTTTTCCGGTGAAGATATCACCGAACGCAAGCAGGCAGAGTCTGAGCTGCTGTTGAAAGATCTGGTTTTTGAGCACTCCATTACTGCCAACAGTATCGCAGACAGTGCCGGCATCATCACCCACGCCAATGACACCTTCCTCAAAATCTGGGGTTATGAAAGTCTGGAGGGTGTAGTCGGCAAGTCCATCAGTGCATTTGTGAGTGATGAGGCGGAGGCGCATGCAATTGTTCAGGCATTGAACAGCAGTGGCGCGTGGGAAGGTGAATACACAGCCCTGAAACAGGATGGGACCACATTCAATGCCTATGGATTAGCCTCAACGATTAACGATGCCGCCGGGAATATCATCGGTTACCAATCGTCCGTTCTGGATATCACTGCAAGCGAACAGGCGAATAGTGCATTGAAAGCAGCAGAGGCGCATGCCAGAGGTATTATTGAGAATGCTCGGGATGCATTTGTGAGTATCGATAGCGCTGGCACTATTATCGACTGGAATCCCGAAGCTGAACATCTGTTTGGTTTCACTTTTGATGAGGTGAAAGGCAGAGAACTGGCTGACACCATCGTTCCTGCTGAATTCAGGCAGCCGCACACAGCAGGAATGAAGCACTACCTTGCCACAGGTGAAGCTAAGGTGCTTAACACACACATTGAGATCACCGCCATGCATAAAGATGGCCATATCATTCCTGTAGAGCTATCGATTGTGCCATTAAAGCAAGGGGATAAACTCACATTCAATGCCTTCATTCGCGACCTCTCTGAGTTAAGCAAACATAAAGAGGCGATAGAAGAGAGCGAACTGATTATCAGAGAGAGTCTGATCGGCACCATCCTGGCTATCTCTAAAGCGGTTGAAGCACGGGATCCATATACCGCCGGTCACCAGCAGCGTGTATCAAGACTGGCCCGGTCCATTGCCCAGAAGATGGGATTGGATAAAGAGCTGATTGAAGGGATCAGGATGGGGGCTATCATCCATGATATCGGCAAGATTCAGCTGCCTGCAGAGATATTGAGCAAACCGGGAAAATTGACTGAAGCAGAGTTCGAGCTGATTAAATCACACCCTGAAAGCGGCTTCAAAATCCTTGAGGATGTAAAATTCCCATGGCCTGTCGCAGATATTGCCTACCAGCATCATGAGCGGATCGATGGCTCGGGTTACCCCAGAGGGCTGAAGGGCGATGAGATATGCCTGGAGGCGAAAGTTATTGCTGTAGCTGATGTGGTTGAGGCGATGAGCAGCCACAGGCCCTACCGCCCTAGTCTGGGCATGGAGATGGCAATCGATGAGATCAAAAACCATAGAGGCACGAAGTATGACGAAGCCTGCGTGGATGCCTGTGTGAAGCTATTGGCAGAAGAGCACTTCTCCTTTTAA
- a CDS encoding SRPBCC family protein, with product MPLSKLETSIEINRPISEVIAFVDDCNNDPMWQTSVLESRQKDEGEPCVGTIYHAKEKFLGRVIEQDWIVTERNEDGSYWSAKSTTGPFPMATSMAFTANGNATVVKRTLSVDVGRFFKVASPVVGHIAKRELEMDFANLKELLEAEA from the coding sequence ATGCCATTAAGCAAATTGGAAACCAGCATAGAGATTAATCGTCCGATCAGTGAGGTGATCGCCTTTGTTGATGACTGCAACAACGACCCGATGTGGCAGACATCGGTGCTGGAGTCGCGTCAGAAGGATGAGGGTGAACCGTGCGTTGGCACTATTTACCACGCCAAAGAGAAGTTCCTCGGCCGCGTCATTGAGCAGGATTGGATTGTCACTGAGCGCAATGAAGATGGCAGCTACTGGTCAGCCAAAAGCACAACCGGGCCGTTCCCGATGGCGACCTCAATGGCGTTTACAGCCAATGGCAACGCCACCGTTGTAAAGCGCACACTAAGCGTTGATGTAGGCCGCTTCTTTAAGGTGGCATCTCCGGTTGTCGGGCACATCGCCAAACGGGAACTTGAGATGGATTTTGCCAATCTCAAAGAGCTTCTGGAAGCAGAGGCTTAA
- a CDS encoding PD40 domain-containing protein produces the protein MRHITMLSLALLLAAPAAHAENVLEWLETSANSISNKTAHAPADSAELLTLESKESEMYPQPSPNGKYILTLSRQGKQTSISRRYSENGDPANSVIANDARALDSFGWKDEGHIYYLSERAGGLGLWEKISDGEGMQRRIQPLHGALTQPLVLADESIIAVRMKAIDYKKKTISKTKHDAFNNWQVAGFTSEIVRFNQDGSERILAEGINPALAPDGKSIVFAMQAGRSVHLFRINTDGSDLIQVTDARSVDVQPSWSSDGKWILFTSNRADADMRKKGKSQWDIWAIGSDGRNLTQITRDAARDGAARMGKDGRIYFHSDRAISKEMLHQHQVKSAAAHSFHIWTIGWPTTAQQ, from the coding sequence ATGCGACACATAACAATGCTTAGTTTGGCACTACTGCTTGCTGCTCCGGCAGCTCATGCAGAAAACGTTCTTGAATGGCTGGAGACTTCGGCCAACTCAATCAGCAACAAAACAGCCCACGCGCCTGCAGATAGTGCCGAACTGCTGACCCTGGAGAGCAAGGAGAGTGAGATGTATCCGCAGCCTTCTCCCAATGGAAAATATATTCTGACGTTGTCCCGTCAAGGCAAGCAGACATCGATCAGCCGTCGCTACAGTGAAAATGGTGATCCGGCCAATAGTGTTATCGCCAATGATGCACGGGCACTGGACTCCTTCGGCTGGAAAGATGAGGGGCATATCTACTACCTCTCCGAGCGCGCTGGCGGACTTGGCCTGTGGGAGAAGATATCCGATGGCGAAGGTATGCAGCGTCGCATTCAACCGCTGCACGGTGCCCTCACTCAACCACTGGTGCTGGCCGATGAGTCGATTATTGCCGTGCGCATGAAAGCTATCGACTATAAAAAGAAAACCATCAGCAAAACCAAACATGATGCTTTTAACAACTGGCAGGTAGCAGGATTCACGTCTGAAATCGTGCGTTTTAACCAGGATGGTTCCGAGCGCATATTGGCTGAAGGTATTAATCCGGCTCTCGCCCCCGATGGCAAAAGCATTGTGTTTGCCATGCAAGCCGGGCGCAGCGTGCATCTGTTCCGTATCAACACCGATGGCAGCGATCTTATCCAGGTCACCGATGCCAGAAGTGTGGATGTGCAGCCCTCCTGGAGCAGTGATGGCAAATGGATTCTCTTCACCTCCAATCGCGCCGATGCCGATATGCGTAAAAAAGGAAAATCACAGTGGGATATCTGGGCTATCGGCAGTGATGGTCGCAACCTGACCCAGATCACCCGCGATGCAGCCCGTGATGGTGCTGCCCGCATGGGCAAAGATGGCCGCATCTATTTCCACTCCGATCGCGCCATCAGCAAGGAGATGCTACATCAGCATCAGGTCAAATCAGCAGCAGCCCACAGCTTCCACATCTGGACTATCGGCTGGCCGACAACTGCTCAGCAGTAA
- a CDS encoding DUF2934 domain-containing protein, protein MSDANRLKENSTNATPENLRRVIAEQAYYLAEQRGFAGGSSLGDWLEAEARIHHIYGKPVVDE, encoded by the coding sequence ATGTCTGATGCAAACCGGCTCAAGGAAAACAGCACAAACGCCACCCCTGAAAACCTGAGGAGAGTGATTGCTGAACAGGCATATTATCTTGCCGAGCAGCGTGGTTTTGCAGGTGGCTCTTCACTTGGCGACTGGTTAGAGGCCGAAGCCAGAATTCACCACATCTATGGCAAGCCTGTTGTGGATGAATAG